AGATATTGAGCATTTGCTTGATGCTGAATTTGATTTTGATCAAAAAGCCAAAGTTGAATATCCAGCATATTTTGAAAGCTTAATGCGTGAAGCTGATGTATTAATTGAACATACAGACAACCGCGCAGCACAAGGTATTCATGATATTAGCTTGGCATTAAAAGTTGCTTATGAACATATATTGGCTGATCAACGTTTACTGAATACAGATTATGTATTTGAGATTTTTAATCAAGTACATCAAGAGTTTATTCATCTATTTGATGCATTAGCATCTGGTCAACGCGTCGTTTTAAATGAAAATGGTCAACATGTTTTAGAACAATTGTATGACTATGTTACACAAGACATTGAACAGATTGAAGCTGTGGATTCTGCACAGACAGAGTCACTTGAAACTGTAGATTTGGAAACGATCACTGTTCCTGAAACTGCAGCGACAGCTGAATTTAATAGCAATCAAATCTTTAATCTGATTGCAAAAGATCAGCAATATTTACATTCTGCCGATAGTTTTAAAGACTTTGATGCTGAGGTCTTGGATATTTTCCTTGAAGAAGCAGATGAGCTGTTGGTGGGGATTGATCAGGATTTAACGGTATGGTTCTCTGATAGCCAAAATCTGACGTCATTAAATAATTTGATGCGTTATTTGCATACCTTAAAGGGTGGTGCGAATATGGTACAAGCAGAGCATATTGGTCTGATTGCCCATCATTTAGAATCAATTTATGAACGAATTATTAAGCAACAAATTCCTGTAAATGCGGCGTTGATGCAAACCATTCGTATGGTTCAGGATGAAATTGCAGAACGTATTCAAGTGATTCGTGAACAAGGGATTGATTATCCAGCTGTTCATCTTTTAGGTCTTTTGCAAGCTATTGAAAAGCAACAGCCGATCAAACTTGCATTCGATACATCGGATGAGCCTTCTGCCGTTGCAGAGCCTGAACATGTAGGGCAGTCTGATTCTATTCAGCAATTTGAAGCACAAGCGCCAGTTGATGAAGTGGGATCTGTCGCTGCGATACAAAATGATTCTTCAGTCGAAGATGTGGCACAAGATGCTTTTGCAGAAGAAGCTGAAGAATTATTGGCACGTGCTGATGATATTTTAGATCAATGGTTTGATGAGCGTAGTAGTCGTAGTCTATTATTGCAATTACAACGTATTGCCCACACTTTAAAAGGTGGTGCAAAAATGGTTGGTTATACACAAATATCTGATATTGCATATGAATTAGAAAATACATTTGAACGTTTTGGTTTGCATAATTTCAACTCAAATGCTTATGATCAGTTATTGAGTAAAGCATTTAATTGGTTGAAAAATGCCATTTTGTCGAATAATTATGAGCATTTTGATTCGATCAAAACGGGTCTTAAAAATATTCAGTATGTTGATGTATCGGCACAATTACCTGAAAAAATAATTAGCAATGATATCTTTTGGGATAATCAGAGCGTTGAGTTTATTCAAGGTGATGGTACTGAACCACCATCAATGTTGGGTGAATGGGGGCAAGTTGAGCAAGTTGAAAACAGCAATGAGATGATTCGTATCTCGGCAGACTTGATTGAAAAAATGATCGATTTGTCGGGTGAGAACTCAATTAACCGTTCACGTATTGAAATGGATTTGGGGCAGTTTGGTAATACGCTGTCGGAAATGGAATTGGCGATTCAACGTTTGGCAGATCAGTTACGCCGAATGGAAGGGGAATTAGAGTCACAAATTATTGCTAAGCATGGTGATTCAAATTCACGTTATGCTGATTTCGATCCACTTGAAATGGACCAATATTCTTCTTTAAATCAGTTATCTAAGTCACTTGCCGAATCTGCATCGGACTTGGTGGATTTTAAGAGCACATTGGCTGAAAAAATTCGTGATACAGAAGGTTTATTGTTACAACAAGCACGTATTCAAGCTGAAATTCAAGAAGGTTTAATGCGTACTCGTTTGGTACCATTTACCCGCTTATTACCCCGTTTACAACGTTTGGTACGTCAAACGGCTTCAAGTTTAAATCGACCAACCGAGCTGATTGTACATAATACAGAAGGTGAATTGGATCGTAATATTCTTGAAAAGCTCATGTCTCCATTAGAACACATGTTACGTAATGCAATTGACCATGGTATTGAAGAAACGTCTATTCGCGAGCAATGTAATAAGCCTGCAACAGGACGCATTGAGCTGAATATTAGTCGTCAAGGTACAGATGTCTTGGTTGAGTTTAAGGATGATGGAAAGGGAATTGATCCGAAAATCATCAAAGCCAAAGCATTGCAAAATGGTTTGATTCAAGCTGATCAAAGCGTGTCTGATGAAGAAATATTGCAATATATTTTTCATCATGGCTTCAGTACTGCGCAACAAGTTACTCAGATTTCTGGGCGTGGTGTTGGATTGGATGTGGTACAAAGTGAAATTAAGTCACTTGGTGGGCAAGTCTCAGTGTCTTCGGTACTCGGTCAAGGTTCAACTTTTACCATTCGTGTACCAACTACTGTTGCCGTGAGTGATGCCTTGATGGTGAAAGTGGGTGATCAGCAATTTGCTGTACCATTATCACAAATTGACCGTATTGTACGTATTGCACCAAGTACCTTGGAAGAATATTTCCATAGTAATAAAGAAGACTTTGTCATCGATCAGCAACGCTATAATTTACGTTATATGGCTGAGTTTGTGGCGCACCAACCAATGCCACGTTTCTCCGGTATTGCACATTCTTTACCTGTGCTGCTGATTAAAAATAACAGCGGTAAAAATACAGCATTATTGGTCGATCAGTTGATTGGTTCACGCTCACAGATTGTTGTAAAACCAATTGGCAAGCAATTTACATCAATTGGCGCTGTGGCCGGTGCAACAATTTTGGGTGATGGTCAAGTCTGTTTAATTTTAGATGCACAAAATATTGCACGTCAGGCTTTGAGTAATAAACGTCAAGCAGCGAATGATCAACGAGAGTTAACGCGTCACCGTGATCAGCGTCATTTGGTAATGATTGTGGATGACTCAGTGACAGTACGTAAAGTGACTTCGCGTTTGCTTGAACGTCATAACTTTGATGTCATCACTGCCAAAGATGGTGTAGATGCTATTGAGCAGTTGGAAAATGTCAAACCAGACTTAATGTTGCTTGATATTGAAATGCCACGTATGGATGGTTTTGAGGTGACCAATTGGATTCGCCACCATGAAATTCATCATGAGTTGCCAATCATTATGATTACTTCAAGAACAGGTGAAAAACATCGTGAACGTGCATTTAGTTTAGGTGTGACGAATTATATGGGTAAACCATTCCAAGAAGCTGATTTGTTGGAAAATATTCAGAATTTGTTGGTTGCACAATAAGGAGTAATGATGTCTCAAAATGGCAAAGGATCGATTTTAGATCAAACCAATACACAGGAGCTTCAGCACCTTATTACGGTATCAACGGGTTTTATTGATGCATATATCATTGATTGTTATGAAAAAGCACCAATGTTATTGCCACAAAATATTGTCATTTCCGCACTCGATAGTCCAACACAAGTGAAAACAGTAGAGTGGCATGAGCGTAAATTACCTGTATTTCGTGTGAGCGATCCCCATACAACTTTAGGGGTTGCTTTGGTGATTGAAGGTGATTCCGCAAATGAACGTTTTGCTTTATTGTGCAATGAAATGCCACGTTCGATTCGTTTACGTATCTCAGAAGTAGTAGACGAGGAGCAGCAGTCTGAGGATGAAACCATTTTATATATGGTGAGAGTAGGTGAGGAAAGTTTCCATGTCCCTAACTTAGCGAAGATTCAAAAAGAATTAGAGCTAAGCGAATAAAAGAAAAGGAATGCGATGCATTCCTTTTTTTGACCAATATGATTAGGTCAGTAATTGTTCTAAAATTTGCTCATAAATGTCGGTTAATGGGTCAAGTTCATCAATATTAACATGCTCATTGATTTGATGAATTGTTGCATTTAATACGCCTAATTCAAGCACTTGTGCACCTGTAGGAGCAATAAAACGCCCATCCGAAGTACCACCACTGGTTGAAAGTTCAGCAGTTGTTCCTGTGACATTTTTAATTGCTGTTGTTGCCGCATTTACCAACTCACCGACAGGTGTTAAAAATGGTAAACCAGATAAAGTCCATTGTGCTTCATAATCGACTTGATGACGATCTAATATTTCTAGCACACGGGCTTTTAATTGTTCCGCAGTCACTTCAGTGGAATAACGGAAATTGAAGGTCACTGTCATTGTGCCAGGCACAACATTGGTTGCACCTGTACCCGCTTGAATATTTGAAATTTGGAAAGATGTTGCTGGGAAATATTCATTACCATTGTCCCATACTGTCTCACACATTTCAGCCAATGCTTTTGATGCTGTGTGGATAGGATTAATCGCAAGATGAGGATAAGCAACATGACCTTGCTTACCTTTGACGGTAAGAACGCAGTTTAAAGAACCACGGCGACCATTTTTGATAATGTCCCCTAATGTTGAAGTACTAGAAGGTTCACCGACCAAGCACCATGTCATTTTTTCATGACGTGCTTCAAGGGTCTCAACAACTTTGACTGTACCATTGATCGATGGACCTTCTTCATCTGAGGTAATCAAAAAGGCAATTGAACCTTTATGGTTTGGATGTTTTTTGACAAAGCGTTCAGAAGCAACCACCATTGCAGCTAAAGCGGTTTTCATATCTGCACTGCCACGACCATACAACTTACCATCACGAATTTCTG
The DNA window shown above is from Acinetobacter piscicola and carries:
- a CDS encoding Hpt domain-containing protein, with translation MKKILKDLVENINLPQDEFVDQDPEILEIFVEEIEEIIENVQPLLTQWLSEPSDAELLTVIRRNFHTLKGSGRMVGAKSSGELAWTVEDTLNRVIAKSLSLSQPLQQYVNAVFNIYKFKLHDDFAKAQAHQLDLRPLVLLGQQIQQNLSIEPALEELLALSAQLNSADVLTGLEYSTTDDAAEVIAQAKPTTAMVESVIPESPVTIPEQPEVISSEKTSLENHKEAVDEAEDRRFLAETIAIFIEESEEHLASIDTFLSIEQHTADHYNRLIRALHTLRGSSAMAHVDDVFHASSKVEQLFKILLKDDTQHSTNENALLIHYTEFVRDYLHTLVQENSSEQQKVICQKFNDAWERYDFQTEYLESNEHQQDLVSQLVDLDIEHLLDAEFDFDQKAKVEYPAYFESLMREADVLIEHTDNRAAQGIHDISLALKVAYEHILADQRLLNTDYVFEIFNQVHQEFIHLFDALASGQRVVLNENGQHVLEQLYDYVTQDIEQIEAVDSAQTESLETVDLETITVPETAATAEFNSNQIFNLIAKDQQYLHSADSFKDFDAEVLDIFLEEADELLVGIDQDLTVWFSDSQNLTSLNNLMRYLHTLKGGANMVQAEHIGLIAHHLESIYERIIKQQIPVNAALMQTIRMVQDEIAERIQVIREQGIDYPAVHLLGLLQAIEKQQPIKLAFDTSDEPSAVAEPEHVGQSDSIQQFEAQAPVDEVGSVAAIQNDSSVEDVAQDAFAEEAEELLARADDILDQWFDERSSRSLLLQLQRIAHTLKGGAKMVGYTQISDIAYELENTFERFGLHNFNSNAYDQLLSKAFNWLKNAILSNNYEHFDSIKTGLKNIQYVDVSAQLPEKIISNDIFWDNQSVEFIQGDGTEPPSMLGEWGQVEQVENSNEMIRISADLIEKMIDLSGENSINRSRIEMDLGQFGNTLSEMELAIQRLADQLRRMEGELESQIIAKHGDSNSRYADFDPLEMDQYSSLNQLSKSLAESASDLVDFKSTLAEKIRDTEGLLLQQARIQAEIQEGLMRTRLVPFTRLLPRLQRLVRQTASSLNRPTELIVHNTEGELDRNILEKLMSPLEHMLRNAIDHGIEETSIREQCNKPATGRIELNISRQGTDVLVEFKDDGKGIDPKIIKAKALQNGLIQADQSVSDEEILQYIFHHGFSTAQQVTQISGRGVGLDVVQSEIKSLGGQVSVSSVLGQGSTFTIRVPTTVAVSDALMVKVGDQQFAVPLSQIDRIVRIAPSTLEEYFHSNKEDFVIDQQRYNLRYMAEFVAHQPMPRFSGIAHSLPVLLIKNNSGKNTALLVDQLIGSRSQIVVKPIGKQFTSIGAVAGATILGDGQVCLILDAQNIARQALSNKRQAANDQRELTRHRDQRHLVMIVDDSVTVRKVTSRLLERHNFDVITAKDGVDAIEQLENVKPDLMLLDIEMPRMDGFEVTNWIRHHEIHHELPIIMITSRTGEKHRERAFSLGVTNYMGKPFQEADLLENIQNLLVAQ
- the dapE gene encoding succinyl-diaminopimelate desuccinylase — protein: MNASDTLDLSLALLRQPSVTPVDHSCQNMMAERLAAVGFNIENMRFEDVDNLWARRGTEAPVFCFAGHTDVVPTGHLDAWESDPFLPEIRDGKLYGRGSADMKTALAAMVVASERFVKKHPNHKGSIAFLITSDEEGPSINGTVKVVETLEARHEKMTWCLVGEPSSTSTLGDIIKNGRRGSLNCVLTVKGKQGHVAYPHLAINPIHTASKALAEMCETVWDNGNEYFPATSFQISNIQAGTGATNVVPGTMTVTFNFRYSTEVTAEQLKARVLEILDRHQVDYEAQWTLSGLPFLTPVGELVNAATTAIKNVTGTTAELSTSGGTSDGRFIAPTGAQVLELGVLNATIHQINEHVNIDELDPLTDIYEQILEQLLT